The following DNA comes from Halorhabdus tiamatea SARL4B.
TAATTTCTGGTAGATAACTTTCCACATTGATACCTACGACGCGATCACTGTCAATTACGACAGCATCACGTCGCCACGCCTGTTGGACAAACTCGGCTGCCGTCGTGCTTCAAAAGTGACTGACAAGCAGGAACTCGTAGGGGCCAAAATGCGGAATCTCTCCTGATCAGGCGGATCGGGACGCTGTCTCTGCACGTGGCCCCTCCATCACAGGGTATGAAATAACGCCCGGGGTATCGTTCCGACGACGCCCGGTGGTCCAACGGTGACTCGTGGAAAGCCGACAGTCCGGGGCCCATAGCGAGTCCCGACCCTTATTTGTCCGTCGGCGCGAACGCCGACCCATGACCGACGACACCGCCGAGGATCTCGGGGAGACCCTGGACCTGCGGGAGTACGAATCCACGGCACTGACCCAGTTGCTCACGCTCGGCCGGACGACCGCGCCGAACCTCGCCGAGGCGACGGGGATCCCACGCGCCCGGATCTACGACGTGCTCGAGACGCTGTCGAACGCCGGCTACGTCAAGGTGATCCCGGGGCGACCCAAGGAGTACGAGGCCAAACACCCCGAGACGATCCTCGAGCGGGCGATCGAGAACCGCCGACAGTCCTTCGAATCGGCCCGGGCCGAGATCGACTCGTTTCGCGACCGGTTCGTCACCGAGTTCGGGCCCGTCTACGAGCGGGCGGGCGAGGACGTCACCCCCACTGAGGACCTGTTTCACGTCGTCGACGTCGGCGAGGCGAGCGAGACCGAGACCCGACGACTCTACGGTGCGGCCGACGACGGGATCGACGTCATCACGAAGAGCTTTGCGTACTTCGAGTCGGTCCGCCCGGCGTTCGAAGCTGCTTACGATCGCGGCGTCCCGATCCGGGTCTTACTCCTCGATCCCGAGCATCTCTCGGCCGAGAACCGCCCCGTCCAGGCCGACATGATCGAGCGCCTCCGGGCGGACTTCCCGGACGTCGAGTTGCGCTACAGCGAGAAGCTCCTGCCCTGGCGCGGGACGATTGTCGACCCGAGCATGGACTACGAGACCGGTGAGGCGATCATGCTGGTCGAGGAGAAGGACGTTCCGCTGTCGATGCGACAGGCCGCCGTCACCGAGAACGGCTCCTTTGTCGCCGGGCTGGGCCGGTACTTCGAGTTGATCTGGGAGTACGACAGCCGGCCGGTGAGTGACGAGACAGACGGTTCGATCTGAACCGACGGCCCAAGGGTCGCCACGTCCCACAGAATCCACACCTACTTTTCTCCCCGGCGGCAACGACCGGCCATGAACCACGAGCGCTCCCGCGAGCTGTACGATCGCGCGCTATCGGTCGCCCCGGGCGGGGTCAACTCCTCCGTGCGGGCGATTCAACCGTATCCCTTCTTCGTCGAGAAGGGCGACGGCGGCCACGTCATCGACGCCGACGGCAACCGCTATCTGGACTTCGTGATGGGTTACGGGCCGCTCCTGCTCGGCCACGACCTGCCCGAACAGGTCCAGTCAGCGATCCAGCAGCGCGCCGCCGAGGGGCCGATGTACGGCGCGCCCACCGAGGTCGAGGTCGAACTCGCGGAGTTCGTCGCCCGCCACGTCCCGAGCGTCGAGATGGTTCGGTTCGTCAATTCGGGGACGGAGGCGACCGTCTCGGCCGTTCGCCTCGCTCGCGGGTACACCGGCCGGGACAAGATCGTCATCATGCAGGGCTCCTATCACGGCGCGCAGGAATCCACCCTCGTCGAGGGCGAGGGGACGCACACGAGCCCGTCGAGTCCCGGCATTCCCGAGAGCTTCGCCGAGCATACGATCACCGTCCCGTTCAACGACGAAGAATACGTCGAGGCCGTCTTCGAAGAACACGGCGACGAGATTGCGGCCGTCCTGACGGAGCCGATCCTCGGCAACCACGGCATCGTCCACCCCGTCGAGGGGTACCACGACACGCTGCGGGACCTCTGTGACGACTACGGCTCCCTCCTGATTTTCGACGAGGTGATCACCGGCTTCCGGGTCGGCGGTCCCCAGTGCGCCCAGGGCAAGTTCGGCATCGAACCCGACGTGACCACGTTCGGGAAGATCGTCGGCGGCGGGTTCCCGGTCGGTGCGATCGGTGGGAGAAGCGAGATCATCGAGCAGTTCACGCCCGCGGGCGAGGTCTTCCAGTCGGGCACCTTCTCGGGTCACCCGGTGACGATGGCCGCCGGCCTGGAGACGCTCCGGTACGCCGCCGAGAACGACGTCTGGGCGCAGGTGAACGATCTGGGAGCGCAAATGCGCGAGGGGCTGACCGACATCGTCGCGAATCGCGCCCCCGAGTACACCGTCGTCGGGTCGGACTCGATGTTCAAGGTGATCTTCACCCGCGACGGGGCGAGCGGCGAGAACCACTGTGGATCGGGGTGTCGCCAGCGCGAGTCCTGTCCGAGCTACGACGCCTGTCCGAAGAACGGGGCCGACGTGGATCGGGCCGAGACCGAGCGCTGGGAACGGCTGTTCTGGCCGGCGATGAAGGAGGAGGGCGTGTTCCTGACGCCCAACCAGTTCGAATCGCAGTTCGTCTCGGCGGCTCACACCGAGGAAGACATCGAGGAAGCGTTGGAAGCGTACAAGGAAGCGCTGTAGCGCGGCGTCTCCTTCCTCAAGCCCCGCCGTCATCGAGTCGTCGTTCGTCGCAATAGAACGGACGATTCAGTTCCGTCTGATTCACGATGGTGCAATGGAGGCCTCCGAAGTAATCAGCAGTCACCGGCGACTGTACCAGCGGGGTGCCGAGGTCGGACTCTACGACGAAGCGTGTGGGGAGCGCCTCGCCGAACTGTGGACCCAGAACCGGACAAAGACCTACTATCGGCTCGGAGTTGCCACCGAAGCACAAGCAAAGACGATGCACGATCTTGCCACCGCGATTCATAACGAGCTCGTCAATGCGAGTCGAGTCCAACACGAGTGTCTCTGTTAATCGATGTTCTCCGCAAGCTCTTGCCGAAAATAGTGACACAGCAGTATCTGTTTCAGAGTTGGTAGGCATAGCCGTGAAAGATACAGAGGATGAAGTCAGCATTGGTCTCTGTTTGTTTTGATTGGTGACACTGAATCAGTCGCTCACTGCGAGAATAAGTGAAGCTCCGAAAAACTCTTAAGCCAGAAAGTACTTTGATTCGATATGCCTCCCTCCGTATCCAATACAGAAAAATTGGTGTCATCACTTCATCGTGGTATTTTGGGGCTGTTACTCGGAATGTTCGGCTTGCTCGGTGTCGGTCTGGCGAAGAAACTCCTGATGGGTGACTACCTTCTTGGTACTGTGGGTGTGGTTCTTGCACTCGGGGCAGGTTACTGGATACTCTCGCTTTTTCAGGAAGGACTTCGTGAGCGATGAGTGCGCGCGCTCTATTCACCGCTGCGAGTTCTGACAGTCTTCATAGACGACAATTCACGGTGTACAACACTCAGAGGGTCAGTTTAGCAAAAGAAGACGAGTTAATTCATGAATTCAAAAACCAACAAATTTCTAATGCTGCCTCTGTCCAGTCATGATTGGTTATTTTCCATTTTCCTATCAAGCGTTCAATTAATCCTCGACCGCGAGTCTTCTCGACGATCAAGCGTACGCTCGGCGACGCCGTGCGTGCGCGAGCGTGGTTTCGTGAGTTCCGTGAAATTGTCCTGAACTGTGTTTTTCATAACATCAAACGAGCAGTGACACCATGAAATTACGTCACGTCCGGCGATTCACCACGGCCGTTCGGTCGCAAACCGACAGATAAGTTCAAACGTCGCCTCGATATCCTGTCGATAGTCATCGACATCAATGCCGTCGGTTTCGGGGTAAACCATCCTTACAAATTGAAAACCGGCTCGTCTGGTGAACTATCCTCAGTCGATCACATTGACAGCCGCGTAATCTCGTCAGATGACGCTAAATCAGATCGAACTGGTCGTGGAACATCTTCGAGGCGCTGGTGAGCGTGATCTTCGGGATGGACCGTCGCTGTCGGCGGCGGATTGCCGCCGACGCGACAGCGTCGCCACTCACGACGGCTGTCCGGATCGGTGGACAGCTACCGGAAGAACCGGTCGTCGAGTGGCTGGTTCGCTGGAACTGCCCTGCGCACACCAAGCGCTGTCCAGGCTGCCCGCAGCACCATCTCGCAGAACTCAGTGAACGACCACTGCCAGAGGCGGCGCCCCCCGCGGCGGGGCGCCGCCACGTACCTCCAGTGGAGATACCGCCAGCTGTTCTGGAGCAGCAGGCTCACGACAAACATCACCAGCCGTAGACCAGCGTCCTGAGAGCTGGTGAATGCGAGGCTCTGCTTGGCTAAGCGGTAACTCGACTCGATGCCGAAGCGCTTGCTGTAATGCTCTCGGGCATCCCGCGGCGTGTCGATAAACGGCGCGTCAGCGGCGTAGCCGTGACGCGCCACCCCGTGTTCGTCGTATCGGCCCTGCTGGTAGACGCAGTCGATGAACACGGGAAAGGTCACCTCGCCAACGAGATCGTGTTCGATCTCGCGGCTCCAGCCCCTGCTGAGTTCGTTTTGAATCGTCTCGCCCCACTTGACGATCGGCATCACGTAGGCGTAGTTGTGTGCGTACAGCAGTCCGAGACAGGTGCTGTTGTAGAATCCGTGATCGAGGTAGACGGCCTTGACGCCGAGGTCAAGGCCGTCAAGGAGTTCGAGGAACTCAGCGAGGACATCGCTGGTGGTGTCGCCAGCGACAAGCTGGCGCACCGCCAGTGTGTACCGCTTGTTGCGTACCCGCGCGTAGAGAGTCGCATACGCGTGAAACGTCGTTGTACCCCGCTTCGCCTCCGAGAAGTACAGCGCTTCTGTCTCGTCTTCGTCGCCGTAGTAGGGATCGAGGTGGAGGTCTGCGCAGACCTCCACCGGTCGATCTGGGAGTGTCTCAAGTGCATCTCGCTGCAAGAGCGTGTCTCCAACTACCTCAACAGTGTCAAGGTCGAACTGATCGGTGAGATGTCCCCGGACAGTGTTGGCGTGCGGTGAGTCGTCTGTCGTTTCGCAGACGTGGTTGATCGAGGTCCCGCCGGCGCTGGCGCCGGCGAGGACCTCATACAGCTTCTCCGTGGTGACTTCGACGTTTTCGCCGAGATCTATCGCAAGCTCCTCGTCAAGGCTGTTGACGACAAAATTAAGCAGGTGCTCTTCCTCTATCTCGTTGTCTGCTTCGGGTTCTTGCACATCCTCCCAAAGCAGACACTTCCTCTAACCCGATGTGATCGACTGAGTCTCGTTCACCCGGGCAGACCTGAACCGCCAGTAGGTGCGGTCGCCTTTCTTCTTGCTTCCGCGAGCTTTTGGAACTCGGACTCGGTAGTCGGTCGTGGCCAGCACCTCGCCGTCTCTGCTGATGTAGTGCGGCTGGTTATGCGCAGAGACGTAGGCTTTTGTCGAGGGGTGGACGGCGAAGATGGTGATTGCTGCATCCCGGATGAATCCACTTCCAGAGATGGGTGTACCTGCGGGGTGAATCGCTTTCGACCGCCCCATCCTGGGCAGGTCTCCGAGGTCGCCACGATTGCTTTCTGTGAGTTCTTCCGGCTTGCTAGCCGCTCGTAGAAGCGACTCAGATACTTATCGTTACAGGTGTGTACTGCATTGTGAGCAGGTTGGACGAGCAGCCACCGAACTCTTCCTGATACACGTTTCGAGATGCCACCCTCGATCCGCGAGTCCGGCGACTCGCGGATCACCGGGTTCAACCCAACGTAGCTGACGACCTCCTTACCACCGTCAAATCGGTCAATTTCGCCTAACTCCGCGTAGATTGTCAACGCCGTATAGTAACTCACGCCGGGAACCGTCATCAGCAGCTGAGTCTCTGAAGGAGACCCAGCGCGTTCTTCGATTGTCTTCTCAAGTTTCTGAATCTCCTCGGTAAGCGTCACAACCAACTCAAGATACGATTCCAGCAACGTGTCCCATGGTGTCGGGAGCGAGAGTTCCCGGAGTGATCAGCATAACCTCTGAACATCCGGAAGGAATGTCTCGATCCAGTCACTAGCGAAGCGTAGCCGATGATCGCGTCTCGCCCGTCGTCAAGCCAACCACGTCGATCTCGTGAATAATCGTACTCTGGAGTATGATACTTTGAAGTATGATACTTTGAAGTATGATACTCTAAAGTATCATCGTCACCTCAGCAGGTGGTGTTCAGATAAGAGATCCAAACTGGAGACAACGCACCGAAAGCCCTCGCGGGGCTCGACCGCTCCGGGACTCTCACGGCTCACTCCGTTCGCCGTTCGAGCGATCCGAGACGCTCACACAGTTCGCGTCTCGCGCTCGCTGCGCTCCGGTAGGTGCTTGCGTCGTCCGGGAGGGTTCGAGTGCAGTTCCGGGAACCCCGGCGAAGTAAGGACCGCAACGCAGTGAGGACCGCAACGAGCCGCGGAACTGGAACTGCACGAGGGCTTTCGGTGTCTGCATCCCAAGGGCCAGTGTTTGTCTGAACACCACCCTTAAGCAACTGCCAGACGCCCCGAGAGACAGACGCCGTCGCGACGGCCGGTCCGTCGCTCTTTTTGCTCCCACCGCCCTACCCGCCGTAACTCGCATGGACCCGGAGGACAACCGCCGGAGTTGGGCCGAGCGCGACGGCGCCTACTCGCCGGAGTACTACGCCCACATCGGCGAGAACGAGGTGAGCGAGACGCTCGCGACCGTCATCGAGTACTACGCGCCGGAGGACGCGAGCATCCTCGAGATCGGGTGTGGCTCGGGTCGCCACCTGGACCACTTACTCGGCGTCGGCTACAAGGACCTCGCCGGGATCGACATCAACGACGACTCCTTCGAGGTGATGGCCGAGGCGTACCCACGGCTCGCCGACACCGGGACGTTCCTCAGCGGCG
Coding sequences within:
- a CDS encoding TrmB family transcriptional regulator — its product is MTDDTAEDLGETLDLREYESTALTQLLTLGRTTAPNLAEATGIPRARIYDVLETLSNAGYVKVIPGRPKEYEAKHPETILERAIENRRQSFESARAEIDSFRDRFVTEFGPVYERAGEDVTPTEDLFHVVDVGEASETETRRLYGAADDGIDVITKSFAYFESVRPAFEAAYDRGVPIRVLLLDPEHLSAENRPVQADMIERLRADFPDVELRYSEKLLPWRGTIVDPSMDYETGEAIMLVEEKDVPLSMRQAAVTENGSFVAGLGRYFELIWEYDSRPVSDETDGSI
- the hemL gene encoding glutamate-1-semialdehyde 2,1-aminomutase, with the protein product MNHERSRELYDRALSVAPGGVNSSVRAIQPYPFFVEKGDGGHVIDADGNRYLDFVMGYGPLLLGHDLPEQVQSAIQQRAAEGPMYGAPTEVEVELAEFVARHVPSVEMVRFVNSGTEATVSAVRLARGYTGRDKIVIMQGSYHGAQESTLVEGEGTHTSPSSPGIPESFAEHTITVPFNDEEYVEAVFEEHGDEIAAVLTEPILGNHGIVHPVEGYHDTLRDLCDDYGSLLIFDEVITGFRVGGPQCAQGKFGIEPDVTTFGKIVGGGFPVGAIGGRSEIIEQFTPAGEVFQSGTFSGHPVTMAAGLETLRYAAENDVWAQVNDLGAQMREGLTDIVANRAPEYTVVGSDSMFKVIFTRDGASGENHCGSGCRQRESCPSYDACPKNGADVDRAETERWERLFWPAMKEEGVFLTPNQFESQFVSAAHTEEDIEEALEAYKEAL
- a CDS encoding ISH3 family transposase — protein: MQEPEADNEIEEEHLLNFVVNSLDEELAIDLGENVEVTTEKLYEVLAGASAGGTSINHVCETTDDSPHANTVRGHLTDQFDLDTVEVVGDTLLQRDALETLPDRPVEVCADLHLDPYYGDEDETEALYFSEAKRGTTTFHAYATLYARVRNKRYTLAVRQLVAGDTTSDVLAEFLELLDGLDLGVKAVYLDHGFYNSTCLGLLYAHNYAYVMPIVKWGETIQNELSRGWSREIEHDLVGEVTFPVFIDCVYQQGRYDEHGVARHGYAADAPFIDTPRDAREHYSKRFGIESSYRLAKQSLAFTSSQDAGLRLVMFVVSLLLQNSWRYLHWRYVAAPRRGGRRLWQWSFTEFCEMVLRAAWTALGVRRAVPANQPLDDRFFR